ATAGCTGCTCGCCCCCGACCTTGTAGCCGGCGATCGCATCCTGCCCCTTCGGCGAGACGAGCCAGTCGATGAAGGCCTGCCCCTCCTTCGCCTTCACGTTCGGATGCTTTTCCGGATTCACCAGCATGACGCCGTACTGGTTGAACAGCCGCTTGTCGCCCTCGGTCAGGATGGTGAGCTCGCCGCGGTTCTTGAACGAGAGCCAGGTGCCGCTGTCCGACAGCAGATAGGCACTCGACGACGAGGCCATGTTCAGCGCCGGGCCCATGCCCTGCCCGATCTCGCGATACCAGCTGTCCTTGGCGGCAGCGATGTCGATGCCTGCCTCTTTCCACAATCTCAGCTCGGCCGCGTGCGTGCCGGACTTGTCACCGCGTGAGATGAACGGCGCTTTCGCCGCTGCGATCTTGCGCAAGGCATCAGCGACGTCCTTGCCGCCGGCGATCTTCGCGGGATCAGCCTTCGGGCCGACGATGACGAAGTCGTTGTACATGACGTCGAAGCGCTTCACGCCCTGCCCTTCGGACATGAACTTGTCCTCGGCCGGCCGGTCGTGGACGAAAACCACATCGGCATCGCCGCGTCGTCCGATGTCGAGCGCCTGACCGGTGCCGACGGCCACGACCTTCACCTCAATGCCCTCGGCCTTCGAGAACAGCGGCAGTAGGTAGCCGAACAGGCCAGATTGCTCCGTCGACGTCGTCGAGGCTACGGTGATGCTGCGATCCTGCGCGAATGAGCATGTCGACCAGAACAGAACCGTTGCGATGGCGGCAAGCTTCCTCATTGCGTCGTCCTCACACCTGGATATCGAGTGCTGCAAATTACGTCAGGCAAACTGCGCAGGGAACCCCGACGATCGGCCCCGCCCGGGCGCGATCCGGCCGCTCAGGAACGTCGCTCCCGTGTCCCGGTTGTCCAGACACGAACCCAGGGAGATCCTGATGAAGAAAATCATTCTCGCATCCGCCTGCATCATGGCGCTGGCGACCGGTGGCGCCTTTGCGCAGACACAACCCGCGCCGGACGCATCTGGTCAGGGCGGCGTCGGTCAATCCTCGCGAGGTCCCGCGACCAAGGGCATGACGACGGGCAAGTCGTCGAACATGCAGAACGAGGCCGGCAGCAGCAAGGGCACACAGTCGCCGAGCGCGGGCGGCACCAACACCAACAACATGGGCAGCCAGGCCGGCGGCGGCGCCGGTTCCAGGAAATAGCCGCAAGATCGACATGTCGGGAAGGCACGACTGTGCCTTCCCGCGGGATCAACGATCTCGGACGACTCTTACCGCACCGCGAGGCACGCGACATCGACGTTCGGAAAGTCTTGGAAACTGCCGACGGTAATCTCATCTGCACGGCACGTGTGGATGTTCTGCAATTGGTCCCAGTCAGATTGACATCGGTGTGACAGGCGGGGCAGTTTTTCATATTGCTGACGAATCAGCGATTGCCTCACGCCGAGTACCTCTTGGACAACTCCCAGTGCTTTCGAGACTGATATCGTTGCTGCGCCGCATTCCAGCGGTGAAATGGGCGTTCACCCGGCTTCGGCCCTTGCCGCACAGCGGCAGCATCGACGTCGCGGCGAACGAAGCAAGTGACTCGCCTGCCATCCTTGCCGACGTCGCGGAAGCCGCGCCGGTGCGCGACGCGAGTAGCGCCGAACCGTTGCATGGCCAGGCCGACATCACGGTCACGACTCCCGTCGTCGAGGACGAGCCCGCGATCTCCGTCATCGTGGAGAGCCCGTCAGCAACGCCGGCTGGTATCAGCCTCAGCGACGAACCCTCCGGCGAGACAAGCGTGGACGTCGAGCCTGCTGTCGTCGAGCAGGCTTCGGTCTTGCCGGTCGATGTCGCGAGCGAGCAGGTTGAGGCTCCCGAAGTCGTCAGCAACGATCCTCCGGCGCAATCGCCTGCGAGCATTGAGCCCGTCATCGTGGAAGAGGCACCGGTCTCATCCATCGAGGTTGCGAGCGAGCTCGCCGATGCTCCCGAGGCTGTCATTGGCAGCGTTCCATCGTTCGAGCTCGCGACCAAGATCGAGCCTGCTGCCGCGGAGGAGACTCCGGTCGCGTCGGTCGACGTCGCGAGCGAGCACGTTGCGGCTCCCGCAGTCGTCGGCAACGATCCTCCGGCGGAACTGCTTGCAAGCATTGAGCCCGTCATCGTGGAAGAGACGCCGGTCTCGTCTGTCGCGGTTGCGAGCGAGCCGGCCGAGGCTCTCGAAGCTGCCATCGGCAGCGTCCCATCATACGAGCTCGTGACCGAGATCGAGCCCGCTGCCGCGGAGGAGACTCCGGTCGCGTCGGTCGACGTCGCGATCGACGCGGTCGATGCTCCCGTTCTTCTCGTCACCGACGACTCCGCTCCTGACGTTCTCGTGGATGACGCGCCGGCCGCTATCGACGGCTCGTGTGTCGCGTGCGCCGATGACAATGTCCTGGATGTCTCCGAGAGCAGCATCGACGGCGATCCCTCGCCCAGCGTCGCGGCGGAGATCGAGCCTGCCACCGCCAACGATCCTGCCCCTGTCATGGTGGTCGCCGCTGAGGATTCTTCCGCTGAGGCTGCCAGCGGCATCGCCGACAGCGCGCCGGAGCCGGCTCTCGAGTCTCCCGTTCCGGAAATCTCCCGCGCAGCGAAGGCCCGCGCAAAGGTCACGGAACCCACCGACCGTGCCGCGCTGATCCGGCAGCGCTGGGCGGAGACCGGGATCAGGATGTGGAATCCGCGGCTTCACGGCAGTGGCGATGCGACGCTGAACATCCAGGGGCGGATTGGGCTGCTGCCGCCCGCGCCCGGCGAGACGATGCCGCGCTACGAGAAGCTGGAATTCAAGATGCTCGGCGGGCAGATCGTCTGCGAGGGTGTCATCGTCGAAGCGCCCGCGCAGGCGGACAGGCGCAGCTTCACCCGGCTCGCCGAGCCGCGTCACTCCGAGCGGGTCCGCGAACCGGCGCGGGAACGCCAGGCCGCCCTCGCCTGATCCCTTTTCATCTGCGATCGCGCTCGCCATATGCTAGGCTGACACCCTGGATATGGGAGACCGCATGTTCGCAACATCATTGCGACTGGTCGTGATCGCTGCTCTCTGCGTCTCGCAAGGAGCTTTTGCGGCGTCCGGCAAACGGCCGCGCCACGTGCCGGCAACGGCGGCCGCGACCGATCCCGCAGCACCCTACAAGGCCGACCGGTTGTCCTCCTCGCGCGGCGAGACCATCCTCAACACGCCCGGCCAGACCACCGTGCTGACGCGTCAGAGGCTCGACGACATGAACGCCACCAGCCTCCGCGACGCCATGCGCTCGACCGCCGGCGTGACGATCGGGCGCTAAAGCCTGATCCGCTTTGCGCTCAGGGGATCGGATAGCCCTTCCAGACCCACTCCAGCGCCGACGGCAGCGTCTGCGCGATCGTCGGGCGATCGACGTGCTTGGCGTTGCGCACGAACAGGAACTGGTAGTGATAGCCCTTCTCCGCCAGCACCTTGGCCATCAGCGCGTTCGACAGGGTCCAGTCGTGCATGCCGTCGGGAATGGTGGGGTTCGGATAGAACAGGTCCTGGTCGCCGCCGAAGAACCAGAAGCGGATCGGCTTGGCCGGCGCGGCGACGATCAGCGGCACTCCGGGCGGCTCGGCCGGCGTCAGCACACCCGCCTTGGAGATCAAATTGGGACCAGCCGGCCCCGTCCAGGCGCTGTGATACTCCCAGGCGCCGCCGCGCAGCGACGGATCATGCGGCCATTGCTGGTTGACCATCGTCGGCGAGAAGGCCAGCACGCGGTGATAGAGATCCGGATAGAACCAGGCCATGGTGAAGGCGGCGGCGCCACTCGAGCTCAATCCCATCGTCGCGCGTCCGTCGGGATTCCTCGTCAGCTTGACGTCGGCGTTCTTCTCGACCAGCGGCAGCACCTCGCGTTCGACGAACTGCGCATAGATGCCCGAGACCGCGTCATATTCACGACCGCGCTGGCTACCCTGCGCATCCTGCCCGCCATTGCCGATCTGGATCGCGATCATCGGTGGCACGCGGCGCTGCGCGATCAGGTTGTCGAGCGTCGTGGCAAGGTCCTTGTAAGCGTTGGAGCCGCCGTCGCCGACCACGATGAACGGCGCTTCGGATCCGCGCACATATTGGGCCGGCACGTAGACGTCGATCGTGCGCGACCAGACACCGGGATGGCTGGTGATGACGATCATGTGCGACTTGTCGTCCGCCGCAGTGACCGTCGTCATGATCGAGGAATTGGTGCAGCCCGCGACGTCGTCGCGGATCAGGCCGGGATTGTAGACCGCGCTCTCTTTCGATGACAGCGTGAAGGATTTCGTCGTGCCGCGCGGCACGCCCTCCTTTGCGATCGTCTCCGGGGCGGGATTGTGGGTCGGGCCGATGATGAAATTGCCTTCGGCGCCCGGCGGCGGCAGCGTCCCGTCCGGCAGCTCGGTCGCGCGCGGGTAGTTGGCACTAAGGGGATCTCGCGTCGGCGGCGCTGTCTTCAAATCGAGGCCTGTCGTGTCGATGAAGAAGGGCGCGGCCTTGTCGGTGGTGTTGGCACCAGGCGGCACGGCCATGTTCTGGGTGACGCAGACCGGCTGGGCCGACGCGATCGACGAGAATGAGACGACGGAAATGAGCGTCCCCGCAAGGACGAACAATGGATTGGTCATTTCAGCTCCCCGTGCCGACGAGTCTTGCTGGCCCATCTTGAAGCAAAGTATGCCGGGCCGCCGATGCCGGGTCAAACAGCAAGCGGCCGCATTGCAGCGATAGCCCCATGCTCAAACCGGACGGCGCTCCTTATTCCGCGCATGCCGCGAAAATTTGAGAGCTCGATGCCGTTGCTGCCGTCCTTCGCACGACGTAGCTTGCGCATCGGCCGCGCAGATGCCGCGTCTGGCTGAAACGACAAGAACACTCGGGAGGCAACCATGAGAAAGCTTACGGCCGCGCTGTGTGCGCTGGCGTTCCTCACAACCGGCGCGCAGGCGCAGACCATCAAGGACTTCCTGGCAACGGTCATGCAGAAGTGGACGGCGCCGTTCGAGCCGTTCCAGCTCATCGGCAACGTCTACTATGTCGGCACCGACGGCATCGCCGTTTACGTCATCAAGACCTCGCAGGGCCTGATCCTGATGGACACGGCGATGCCCCAGTCGACCGGCATGATCAAGGACAACATCGCCAAGCTCGGCCTCAAGGTCGCCGACATCAAGATCATCCTCAATACGCATGCCCATCTCGACCACACCGGCGGCTTCGCCGAGATCAAGAAGGAAACCGGCGCACAGCTCATCGCCGGCGAGCGCGACAAGCCGCTGCTCGAAGGCGGCTACTATCCCGGCGACGAGAAGAACGCGGACCTTTCCTTCCCCGCGGTGAAGGTCGACCGCACGGTGAAGGAAGACGACAAGGTCACCCTCGGCGACACCACGCTGACGGCGCACGCGACACCCGGCCACTCGCCGGGCTGCACGAGCTGGGAGATGACCGTCAAGGACGGCAACCAGGACCGCGACGTGCTGTTCTTCTGTAGCGGCACCGTTGCGCTGAACCGCCTGGTCGGCCAGCCGACCTATCCCGGCATCGTCGACGATTACCGCGCGACT
The genomic region above belongs to Bradyrhizobium arachidis and contains:
- a CDS encoding TonB-dependent receptor plug domain-containing protein, with protein sequence MFATSLRLVVIAALCVSQGAFAASGKRPRHVPATAAATDPAAPYKADRLSSSRGETILNTPGQTTVLTRQRLDDMNATSLRDAMRSTAGVTIGR
- the blaBJP gene encoding BJP family subclass B3 metallo-beta-lactamase, which produces MRKLTAALCALAFLTTGAQAQTIKDFLATVMQKWTAPFEPFQLIGNVYYVGTDGIAVYVIKTSQGLILMDTAMPQSTGMIKDNIAKLGLKVADIKIILNTHAHLDHTGGFAEIKKETGAQLIAGERDKPLLEGGYYPGDEKNADLSFPAVKVDRTVKEDDKVTLGDTTLTAHATPGHSPGCTSWEMTVKDGNQDRDVLFFCSGTVALNRLVGQPTYPGIVDDYRATYAKVKAMKIDVLLGPHPEVYGMQAKRAEMKDGAPNPFVKPGELTTYATGLSEDFDKQLAKQTAALEKK
- a CDS encoding extracellular solute-binding protein, which gives rise to MRKLAAIATVLFWSTCSFAQDRSITVASTTSTEQSGLFGYLLPLFSKAEGIEVKVVAVGTGQALDIGRRGDADVVFVHDRPAEDKFMSEGQGVKRFDVMYNDFVIVGPKADPAKIAGGKDVADALRKIAAAKAPFISRGDKSGTHAAELRLWKEAGIDIAAAKDSWYREIGQGMGPALNMASSSSAYLLSDSGTWLSFKNRGELTILTEGDKRLFNQYGVMLVNPEKHPNVKAKEGQAFIDWLVSPKGQDAIAGYKVGGEQLFFPNASH
- a CDS encoding alpha/beta hydrolase — translated: MTNPLFVLAGTLISVVSFSSIASAQPVCVTQNMAVPPGANTTDKAAPFFIDTTGLDLKTAPPTRDPLSANYPRATELPDGTLPPPGAEGNFIIGPTHNPAPETIAKEGVPRGTTKSFTLSSKESAVYNPGLIRDDVAGCTNSSIMTTVTAADDKSHMIVITSHPGVWSRTIDVYVPAQYVRGSEAPFIVVGDGGSNAYKDLATTLDNLIAQRRVPPMIAIQIGNGGQDAQGSQRGREYDAVSGIYAQFVEREVLPLVEKNADVKLTRNPDGRATMGLSSSGAAAFTMAWFYPDLYHRVLAFSPTMVNQQWPHDPSLRGGAWEYHSAWTGPAGPNLISKAGVLTPAEPPGVPLIVAAPAKPIRFWFFGGDQDLFYPNPTIPDGMHDWTLSNALMAKVLAEKGYHYQFLFVRNAKHVDRPTIAQTLPSALEWVWKGYPIP